A part of Gossypium hirsutum isolate 1008001.06 chromosome A07, Gossypium_hirsutum_v2.1, whole genome shotgun sequence genomic DNA contains:
- the LOC107937468 gene encoding LOW QUALITY PROTEIN: abscisic acid 8'-hydroxylase 2-like (The sequence of the model RefSeq protein was modified relative to this genomic sequence to represent the inferred CDS: inserted 2 bases in 1 codon), translating into MGWPYIGETLKFYTQNPDSFLANRRRRYGDTFKTHILGCPCVMISSPEAARIVLVTKAYLFKPTYPPSKEKMIGPEALFFHQGAYHARLKKLVLAAFLPSVIRGSVSEIEQIVLKFLPTWENTTINTLQEMKRYAFDVAMISAFGHKRDSEMKGIKQLYQCLEKGYNSMPLDLPGTPFHKAMKARKQSNETLRRLIQARRGNEKAGGGLMGNLLGAKNHKVDQLSDSQIADNVIGVIFAAHDTTASVLTWVLKYLHDNGDLLEAVTREQDGIQRKIIEENRRLTWDDTRHMPLTTRVIQETLRRAXLSFTFREAVEDVEFEGYYIPKGWKVLPLFRTIHYCADFFPQPEKFDPSRFEVPLRPNTFIPFGNGVHSCPGSELAKLEMLVLLHHLTTSYRWQVVGDEDGIQYGPFPVPKRGLPVKVTPLQK; encoded by the exons ATGGGTTGGCCTTATATTGGAGAGACTCTCAAGTTTTACACCCAGAATCCGGATTCCTTCCTTGCCAACCGACGAAGAAG gtATGGGGATACATTCAAAACTCACATATTGGGGTGTCCCTGTGTGATGATTTCAAGCCCTGAGGCCGCAAGGATAGTTCTAGTGACAAAGGCTTATCTTTTCAAACCAACATATCCACCAAGCAAAGAGAAGATGATAGGGCCTGAGGCTCTATTCTTTCACCAAGGTGCCTATCATGCAAGGCTGAAGAAATTGGTACTGGCAGCCTTTTTACCTTCTGTAATTAGAGGTTCAGTTTCAGAGATTGAacaaattgttttgaaatttctACCAACTTGGGAGAATACCACCATTAACACTTTACAAGAAATGAAGAGA TACGCTTTTGATGTAGCGATGATTTCTGCCTTCGGCCATAAACGAGATTCAGAAATGAAAGGGATCAAGCAACTGTATCAATGCCTGGAAAAGGGTTACAATTCTATGCCACTAGAtcttccaggaactcctttccaCAAAGCAATGAAG GCTAGGAAGCAGTCGAATGAGACCCTGAGAAGATTGATACAAGCGAGAAGAGGAAATGAGAAAGCAGGAGGAGGGTTAATGGGAAATTTGTTAGGGGCCAAAAACCACAAGGTTGATCAACTCAGTGATTCCCAGATTGCTGATAATGTAATTGGAGTCATCTTTGCTGCTCATGACACCACTGCAAGTGTCTTAACATGGGTTTTAAAGTACTTGCATGACAATGGAGATTTACTAGAAGCTGTCACC AGAGAACAAGATGGTATTCAACGTAAAATAATTGAAGAAAACCGCAGGCTTACGTGGGATGATACAAGGCACATGCCATTGACTACCAGG GTGATTCAAGAGACACTAAGAAGAGC TCTATCATTCACGTTTAGAGAAGCAGTggaagatgttgagtttgaaggGTATTATATCCCAAAAGGTTGGAAAGTTCTTCCCCTCTTCCGAACCATTCACTATTGCGCTGATTTCTTTCCTCAACCCGAAAAATTCGACCCTTCAAGATTCGAG GTGCCACTGAGACCCAACACGTTTATTCCTTTTGGCAATGGAGTTCACTCTTGTCCAGGCAGTGAACTGGCTAAGCTTGAGATGCTTGTTCTTCTTCACCATCTCACCACTAGTTACAG GTGGCAAGTTGTGGGAGATGAAGATGGAATCCAATATGGTCCCTTTCCAGTGCCCAAACGGGGCTTACCTGTAAAGGTCACCCCCCTACAAAAATAA